The following proteins are co-located in the Candidatus Zymogenus saltonus genome:
- a CDS encoding formylglycine-generating enzyme family protein — protein sequence MKRNIKRGIMRVRCLKLLLGIFIAIISISLFTAAAVVSTAGEYEDMILVPEGPFVMGDDMGGADAKPAHTVYLKAFFIDRYEVTNADFAKFLNEKGNRMEGGANWIYIGREGCKIEKVGRGFKPVLGCENHPVVMVTYYGAKAYADWMKKRLPTEAEWEKAARGGLSSMKYPRGDDINTINANYGRRKMGTAPVGNYPPNGFGLYDVAGNAAEMVNDFYAANYYRNSPEMNPGGPEVGENHVIRGGDYLSHSEGLSVYKRCEGPSPYVALPNVGFRLVKDLK from the coding sequence ATGAAAAGAAATATTAAGAGAGGGATTATGCGGGTGAGGTGCTTAAAGCTGTTGCTTGGTATATTCATAGCGATCATTTCTATATCTCTTTTCACGGCGGCCGCTGTGGTTTCGACCGCGGGGGAGTATGAGGATATGATCCTCGTCCCGGAGGGGCCGTTCGTCATGGGAGACGACATGGGAGGGGCCGACGCAAAACCGGCCCACACCGTTTATCTCAAGGCCTTCTTCATCGACAGGTACGAGGTTACCAATGCCGATTTCGCAAAGTTCCTGAACGAAAAGGGGAACAGGATGGAGGGTGGCGCGAATTGGATATATATCGGCAGGGAGGGGTGCAAGATCGAAAAGGTGGGCCGTGGTTTCAAGCCCGTTTTGGGTTGCGAAAACCACCCCGTGGTGATGGTGACCTACTACGGGGCCAAGGCCTATGCGGATTGGATGAAAAAGAGGCTCCCCACGGAGGCGGAATGGGAAAAGGCGGCCAGGGGCGGTCTCTCTTCGATGAAATATCCCAGGGGGGACGATATAAACACGATCAACGCCAACTATGGGCGAAGAAAGATGGGAACCGCCCCTGTGGGCAATTATCCCCCGAACGGATTCGGCCTTTACGACGTGGCGGGAAACGCGGCGGAGATGGTAAATGATTTTTACGCGGCTAATTACTACAGGAATTCTCCCGAGATGAATCCCGGGGGTCCGGAGGTCGGGGAGAATCACGTAATCAGGGGCGGGGACTACCTCTCTCATTCAGAGGGGCTCTCCGTTTATAAAAGATGCGAGGGTCCGTCCCCATATGTGGCCCTCCCTAATGTGGGCTTTCGTCTTGTCAAGGACTTGAAATAA
- a CDS encoding zinc-ribbon domain-containing protein has protein sequence MNITCPHCNLNGKISEDKLKASAGKIRCPRCKKTFSPETVVGREHEAEVVVEEIKLERDIGGDDLRFLEDDELGYVEGGGAGDISLVSELNDIGSLDEDDILGPMEGDVLEDIIDEPLEVVEPLDEDEDEEIEIRGKKGIGLKEKKPKKEPKDKVVESIPVGDKAGKVPWKRGGAEAVRWGGFRLLLLGVFLAASIYVVFYSWSAYYKPFLEEKEFLEDSKALLAKYRELKTILEEGISDPVYIVKAVELAYPYNMYVEKYDVIKKDNKKGAKDAGAEVKGNKRFNDPLYGSLAITGRLFLASKELLRRNLKPEDYFNVEWGGELPIKTREQYIDEVKAGLAACLDLMDDNVNYAITLTDISEDFSFFDRIVDHGLRIVGKNDVTKYRSFYTKNLKKVNKKKLKKFNKSIPIMKQTVEEIELFIGRLR, from the coding sequence ATGAATATAACCTGCCCGCACTGCAATCTTAACGGCAAGATATCGGAAGATAAGCTGAAGGCCTCGGCGGGGAAGATACGGTGTCCCCGCTGCAAGAAGACCTTCTCGCCGGAGACGGTTGTCGGCCGGGAACATGAAGCCGAAGTCGTTGTCGAGGAGATAAAGCTGGAGAGAGACATCGGCGGAGACGATTTGAGGTTTCTCGAGGACGACGAGCTTGGTTACGTCGAGGGAGGTGGTGCCGGCGACATATCCCTCGTGAGCGAACTGAATGATATTGGCTCCCTCGACGAGGATGACATCCTTGGTCCCATGGAGGGGGATGTCCTGGAAGACATCATTGATGAGCCGCTGGAGGTGGTGGAGCCCCTTGATGAGGATGAGGATGAGGAGATAGAGATCAGAGGCAAAAAGGGAATTGGATTAAAGGAGAAGAAGCCGAAAAAGGAGCCGAAAGATAAGGTGGTTGAATCTATTCCCGTCGGTGACAAGGCGGGGAAGGTCCCCTGGAAAAGGGGCGGGGCCGAGGCGGTCAGATGGGGGGGATTCAGGCTCTTGTTGCTGGGAGTCTTTTTGGCGGCATCAATTTATGTCGTATTCTACAGCTGGAGTGCTTACTATAAGCCGTTTCTCGAGGAAAAGGAATTTTTGGAGGATTCAAAGGCCCTCCTCGCGAAGTACCGGGAGCTCAAGACGATATTGGAGGAGGGCATTTCCGATCCCGTTTATATAGTCAAGGCCGTCGAGCTGGCGTATCCCTATAACATGTATGTTGAAAAATACGACGTTATAAAGAAAGATAACAAAAAAGGCGCCAAAGATGCCGGTGCAGAGGTTAAGGGAAACAAGCGTTTCAACGATCCCCTCTACGGCTCTCTCGCAATCACGGGGAGGCTCTTTCTTGCAAGCAAGGAGCTTCTCAGGAGAAATCTGAAGCCGGAGGATTACTTTAACGTGGAGTGGGGCGGCGAGCTTCCCATCAAGACCAGAGAACAATATATCGATGAGGTGAAGGCCGGACTCGCTGCGTGCCTCGACTTGATGGACGACAACGTCAATTATGCCATAACGCTTACGGATATAAGCGAGGATTTTTCCTTCTTTGACAGGATCGTCGATCATGGACTCAGAATTGTCGGGAAAAATGACGTGACGAAATATAGAAGCTTCTACACAAAGAACCTCAAAAAGGTAAACAAGAAAAAGCTGAAGAAATTTAATAAAAGCATTCCCATCATGAAACAGACCGTCGAAGAGATAGAGTTATTCATCGGCAGGCTTAGATAA